One Candidatus Neomarinimicrobiota bacterium genomic window carries:
- a CDS encoding DNA-3-methyladenine glycosylase I: protein MNELPNRCGWVPLNKPTYLKYHDEEWGVPVHDDIKMFEFLVLESFQAGLSWEIILNKRENFRKDFAQFDYNKVALFDEEKVQELLLDKGIVRNQLKIRAAINNAQRYLEVIEEFGSFCNYFWNYTNGKPLSNKCKTLDEIPASTPLSDRIAKDLKKRGFKFLGTIVMYAHMQAVGMVNDHLVDCFRYTEVIPYSVSFARSK, encoded by the coding sequence ATGAATGAGCTGCCAAACCGCTGTGGCTGGGTGCCGCTGAACAAACCGACCTATCTGAAATATCATGATGAAGAATGGGGCGTTCCTGTTCATGATGATATCAAAATGTTTGAGTTTCTCGTGCTGGAATCATTCCAGGCTGGATTGAGTTGGGAAATTATCCTCAATAAGCGTGAAAATTTCCGGAAGGATTTTGCTCAGTTTGATTATAATAAAGTAGCCCTTTTCGATGAAGAAAAGGTCCAGGAATTATTGTTGGACAAAGGTATCGTTCGTAACCAACTCAAGATTCGGGCGGCCATCAATAATGCTCAAAGATACCTTGAGGTCATTGAAGAGTTCGGTAGTTTCTGTAACTATTTCTGGAATTATACAAACGGAAAGCCTCTTTCAAATAAGTGTAAGACTTTAGACGAAATCCCTGCGAGCACACCCCTATCAGACAGGATTGCCAAAGACCTAAAAAAGCGGGGCTTCAAGTTTCTTGGAACCATTGTCATGTATGCCCACATGCAGGCAGTCGGTATGGTAAATGACCATCTGGTTGATTGTTTTAGATATACAGAGGTTATACCATATTCCGTTTCATTTGCGCGTTCCAAGTAA